The following coding sequences are from one Liolophura sinensis isolate JHLJ2023 chromosome 12, CUHK_Ljap_v2, whole genome shotgun sequence window:
- the LOC135479245 gene encoding uncharacterized protein LOC135479245: MNTCNCHEGYSGPGCEHQEHAKYKVYINPADTRLLSTQTSDGEVIHLFGKRSSDGSVRSLNALKVRQTDGRQTSVTLGKRYRVKRITSSTGSRLNLKWLSRHRIYVKAVTPDGSSQVNVDVRLKNQRSGKKKVNYRKRRRKRREASEVGLGQLRGDFPFDRRMLTETRSQYLHIPVRVASCEVPEPLAEVFANVYLNYQNGTWDGSAEYRAMRTRTPGVFYIQIPNNPASRAKDSLAKACSSIGKAALRSCASVSPRVQVYEEKICNATANGFEFIPNADPRQVQDVLETCRAGFKAVESHCKTIDFTPEQQDHVFLDCDNVQSYEDSYTDKPIFVSPVVVYPDGRILKGKGVEIKITRNMVYHEEGFVLDDNGGGVKLTDIVVDPSDPKPKERYTVRVTHRCASNKTSLYSSVAGSDFYTNEMSCIGYKSCNCCELGVAGAAELVVDSVQVHIEDPHLKIPISRHVVVVF, encoded by the exons ATGAACACCTGCAATTGTCACGAGGGGTACAGCGGCCCCGGATGTG AACATCAGGAACATGCAAAATACAAGGTTTACATCAACCCGGCCGACACGCGTCTTCTCTCCACCCAGACTTCAGACGGCGAGGTCATCCATCTGTTCGGTAAACGGTCTTCGGATGGCTCTGTCCGGTCCCTTAATGCTCTGAAGGTTCGTCAGACAGACGGACGTCAAACATCCGTGACACTGGGGAAAAGATATCGTGTGAAGAGAATAACCTCGTCCACCGGAAGTCGACTTAATTTGAAATGGCTCAGCCGGCATCGCATTTACGTCAAAGCCGTGACGCCTGATGGTTCGTCTCAGGTCAACGTCGACGTTCGGTTAAAAAATCAACGTTCCGGGAAAAAGAAAGTGAATTATCGGAAGAGGAGGAGAAAGAGAAGAGAGGCGAGTGAGGTGGGGTTGGGGCAGCTTAGAGGTGACTTTCCGTTTGACAGGAGAATGTTAACCGAAACTCGCAGTCAGTATTTGCATATACCTGTCCGAGTGGCCAGTTGTGAAGTACCGGAGCCACTCGCCGAGGTGTTCGCCAATGTGTATCTGAACTACCAGAACGGGACGTGGGACGGCTCTGCGGAGTATCGTGCCATGCGCACTAGAACCCCGGGGGTGTTTTACATTCAAATCCCCAATAATCCCGCCTCCAGGGCTAAGGACAGTCTGGCTAAAGCTTGCTCCTCTATCGGAAAAGCGGCCTTACGGAGTTGCGCCTCCGTGTCGCCGAGAGTCCAGGTATACGAGGAGAAAATCTGCAACGCGACGGCCAACGGGTTTGAATTTATCCCGAACGCCGACCCTCGCCAGGTGCAAGACGTCCTTGAGACATGTAGAGCCGGGTTTAAGGCGGTCGAGTCCCATTGTAAGACGATCGATTTTACACCAGAACAACAGGATCACGTCTTCTTGGACTGTGACAATGTTCAGAGCTACGAGGACTCCTATACGGACAAGCCGATTTTCGTCTCGCCTGTTGTCGTCTACCCGGATGGACGGATCCTCAAAGGCAAAGGCGTCGAGATTAAAATCACCCGCAACATGGTTTATCACGAGGAAGGCTTCGTGTTGGACGACAATGGCGGCGGCGTCAAACTGACGGACATCGTCGTGGATCCGTCCGATCCTAAACCCAAGGAACGCTACACGGTCCGCGTTACTCACCGCTGTGCCTCCAACAAAACCTCTCTCTACTCCTCCGTGGCCGGAAGTGACTTCTACACAAACGAAATGTCCTGTATCGGGTATAAATCATGCAACTGCTGTGAGCTTGGGGTCGCAGGGGCCGCAGAGCTCGTCGTGGACAGTGTCCAAGTCCATATCGAGGACCCCCACCTAAAGATTCCGATATCtagacatgttgttgttgtgttctgA